A region from the Cannabis sativa cultivar Pink pepper isolate KNU-18-1 chromosome 9, ASM2916894v1, whole genome shotgun sequence genome encodes:
- the LOC115723992 gene encoding blue copper protein-like, whose amino-acid sequence MGKSFPLVAIFVFAMGLNVCYAVDYIVGDSAGWNPAVDFNAWAASKTFTVRDSLVFRYTKGAHNVVQVNQISDYANCYSGQSVPLTSGNDVIPLRSSGAKYFISSVKDDCAKGQKLTINVK is encoded by the exons atgggaAAGTCATTTCCACTTgtagcaatttttgtttttgcaaTGGGTTTGAATGTTTGCTATGCAGTTGATTACATTGTTGGTGATTCAGCTGGATGGAACCCTGCTGTTGATTTCAATGCTTGGGCCGCAAGCAAGACTTTTACAGTTCGCGACTCGCTCg TGTTCAGGTATACAAAGGGAGCTCATAATGTGGTTCAAGTGAATCAAATAAGTGACTATGCAAATTGCTATTCAGGACAGAGTGTTCCATTGACAAGTGGAAATGATGTAATCCCACTAAGAAGTTCTGGAGCCAAATACTTTATTAGCAGTGTAAAGGATGATTGTGCCAAGGGTCAAAAACTCACTATTAATGTTAAATGA
- the LOC115723994 gene encoding blue copper protein-like has product MAKSFPLVAIFVFAMAVNVCYAVDYIVGDSAGWNPGVNYNAWAATKTFTVRDSLVFRYTKGAHNVVQVNQISDYANCYSGQSVPLTSGNDVIPLRSSGAKYFISSVKDDCAKGQKLTINVK; this is encoded by the exons atggcaaaGTCATTTCCACTTGTAGCAATTTTTGTATTTGCAATGGCTGTGAATGTTTGCTATGCAGTTGATTACATAGTTGGCGATTCAGCTGGATGGAATCCTGGTGTTAATTACAATGCTTGGGCCGCAACCAAGACTTTTACAGTTCGCGACTCGCTCG TGTTCAGGTATACAAAGGGAGCTCATAATGTGGTTCAAGTGAATCAAATAAGTGACTATGCAAATTGCTATTCAGGACAGAGTGTTCCATTGACGAGTGGAAATGATGTAATCCCACTAAGAAGTTCTGGAGCCAAATATTTTATTAGCAGTGTAAAGGATGATTGTGCCAAGGGTCAAAAACTCACTATTAATGTTAAATGA
- the LOC115723995 gene encoding mavicyanin-like, which produces MGLSFVNVRVLFVAIFVAAVMNNICSATEITVGDGTGWTTSFDYQAWSKDKTFKIGDTLVFKYPVGVHNVVEVDENGFTNCRTSNELGKTFTSGNDQIALDKLGNRWFICGIPGHCDLGMKLSINVIPI; this is translated from the exons atgGGTTTGTCCTTTGTTAATGTTAGAGTATTGTTTGTAGCCATTTTTGTTGCTGCAGTGATGAATAATATTTGTTCTGCAACAGAGATCACAGTTGGAGATGGAACTGGTTGGACCACTTCTTTTGATTACCAAGCTtggtcaaaagacaagactttTAAAATTGGGGACACACTTG TTTTCAAGTATCCTGTTGGAGTACACAATGTAGTTGAGGTTGATGAAAATGGTTTCACAAATTGCCGTACATCAAATGAATTAGGGAAGACATTTACAAGTGGAAATGACCAAATTGCCCTCGACAAGCTTGGAAATAGATGGTTTATTTGTGGTATTCCTGGTCATTGTGATTTGGGCATGAAACTTTCTATTAATGTTATTCCTATTTAG